Proteins encoded in a region of the Haloglomus salinum genome:
- a CDS encoding ABC transporter substrate-binding protein: MDSTHPQSKSGSESTVSRRRVLGALGGGTLAASAGCVRQVGALMNREAPEQLSFTIKTAPADADPRAIRIARFLAKRLQAVGIEASITPMSNEVLLRDVLLNHAFDIFIAPMRGRPDPDFLRPLLHSRFGAEPGTQNPYGYANLDVDALLERQRAQTGKRRRKTLARLQRSVVRDQPFSVVAFPDEIRVTRADGYAGWEQRPIHTPLGYLGLDRDAAGTADRLSGDTSEDERALRMTLTDSRPTESLNPLAPEFRASGTITDLLYDPLGRWVDGQVRPWLASSWTWSRPPDAPGPVATVELREDLTWHDGTDLTASDVAFTYRLLADTSLGRLESPVPAPRFRGLGSLVTDAEAVDERTVRLSLVPSSRPVATRSLTAPVLPEHVWEAKAQQATVAGLDPNGAVTQALVWSNPDPVGSGPLRLERRRPRELLVFARNEDHFLTRDGLADHLAPFAGGFTPDQLAFTVVPSGGAAVELVRAGDADATASGVMPADVPEVGRSDELNLHVTRPRTCYQVGYNVRRGALSSPRFRRAVGRLLDKQFLAREVFERYGQPAASPLARHRSVAPSLVWNGEDPELPFPGEAGQLDVERAREAFRDAGYRYSSDGDLLGT; encoded by the coding sequence ATGGATTCGACCCACCCACAGTCCAAGAGCGGTTCCGAGTCGACAGTCAGCCGCCGCCGCGTCCTCGGCGCGCTCGGCGGTGGCACCCTCGCAGCCAGCGCCGGCTGTGTCCGGCAGGTCGGTGCACTGATGAACCGCGAGGCGCCCGAACAGCTCTCGTTCACCATCAAGACCGCCCCCGCCGACGCCGACCCGCGGGCCATCCGCATCGCCCGTTTCCTCGCGAAGCGCCTGCAGGCCGTCGGCATCGAGGCGAGCATCACCCCGATGTCGAACGAGGTGCTGTTGCGCGATGTCCTGCTGAACCACGCGTTCGATATCTTCATCGCGCCGATGCGGGGCCGGCCGGACCCTGACTTCCTCCGGCCGCTCCTCCACTCCCGGTTCGGTGCCGAGCCGGGTACGCAGAACCCGTACGGGTACGCCAATCTCGACGTCGACGCGCTGCTGGAGCGCCAGCGGGCCCAGACCGGGAAGCGTCGCCGGAAGACGCTCGCCCGCCTCCAGCGCTCGGTCGTCCGCGACCAGCCGTTCTCGGTAGTGGCGTTCCCCGACGAGATTCGTGTCACCCGCGCGGACGGCTACGCGGGCTGGGAGCAACGGCCCATCCACACGCCGCTGGGCTACCTCGGCCTCGACCGCGACGCCGCCGGTACCGCCGACCGGCTGTCGGGTGACACCAGCGAGGACGAACGCGCCCTCCGGATGACGCTCACCGATTCGCGCCCGACGGAGAGCCTCAACCCGCTCGCCCCGGAGTTCCGTGCCAGCGGCACCATCACCGACCTCCTGTACGACCCGCTGGGGCGGTGGGTCGACGGGCAGGTCCGGCCGTGGCTCGCGTCGTCGTGGACGTGGAGTCGGCCACCGGACGCGCCGGGGCCGGTGGCGACGGTCGAACTCCGCGAGGACCTCACCTGGCACGACGGGACCGACCTCACCGCGTCGGACGTGGCGTTCACCTACCGCCTGCTCGCGGACACCTCGCTCGGGCGACTCGAGAGCCCGGTGCCGGCGCCCCGGTTCCGCGGGCTCGGCTCGCTCGTCACCGACGCCGAGGCCGTCGACGAGCGGACCGTCCGGCTGTCGCTCGTCCCGAGTTCGCGGCCGGTCGCGACCCGGAGCCTGACGGCACCGGTCCTCCCGGAGCACGTCTGGGAGGCGAAGGCGCAGCAGGCGACGGTGGCGGGACTGGACCCGAACGGCGCGGTGACGCAGGCGCTGGTCTGGTCGAACCCGGACCCGGTCGGGAGCGGCCCGCTGCGTCTCGAGCGCCGCCGCCCCCGGGAGTTGCTGGTGTTCGCGCGCAACGAGGACCACTTCCTCACCCGCGACGGGCTGGCCGACCACCTCGCGCCGTTCGCCGGCGGGTTCACCCCGGACCAGCTCGCCTTCACGGTCGTGCCGTCGGGCGGTGCGGCGGTGGAACTGGTCCGGGCCGGCGACGCCGACGCCACTGCCTCGGGCGTGATGCCGGCCGACGTCCCCGAAGTCGGGCGCTCGGACGAGCTGAACCTCCACGTCACCCGGCCGCGGACCTGCTACCAGGTCGGCTACAACGTCCGCCGCGGGGCGCTGAGCAGCCCCCGATTCCGCCGCGCGGTCGGGCGCCTGCTCGACAAGCAGTTCCTCGCCCGCGAGGTGTTCGAGCGCTACGGCCAGCCGGCGGCGAGTCCGCTGGCCCGACACCGGTCGGTGGCGCCCAGCCTCGTCTGGAACGGCGAGGACCCGGAGCTCCCGTTCCCGGGTGAGGCCGGCCAACTCGACGTCGAGCGGGCTCGCGAGGCGTTCCGGGATGCGGGGTATCGGTACTCGAGCGACGGCGACCTGCTCGGAACCTGA
- a CDS encoding phosphatase PAP2 family protein yields the protein MSLAESLAVVLGGVVLLNAGVAALVLRRERPGDLRTRLREAAPYLAFLGGVLAVNKVAREYGPELSWVVGWNITHRIYSIEGTLVAHVQSVATPWLTTYFSAVYLFGYTILLTFPFLAYLLHPQLRHLKRAAVAFGLNYGLGVVCYTLFVSYGPRNRIPDAVEPLLYAAYPRAQIVTSQVNANTNVFPSLHASLSVTVALLAWRTRERYPRWTAIAVPLAASVVVSTMYLGIHWATDVVAGIALGVGSVLVAEWLVE from the coding sequence GTGAGCCTGGCCGAGTCGCTCGCCGTCGTCCTCGGTGGGGTGGTGCTGCTGAACGCCGGTGTCGCCGCCCTGGTCCTCCGCCGGGAGCGCCCCGGTGACCTCCGGACACGGCTCCGCGAGGCAGCGCCGTACCTCGCCTTCCTCGGCGGGGTCCTCGCCGTCAACAAGGTCGCTCGCGAGTACGGCCCGGAGCTGTCGTGGGTCGTCGGCTGGAACATCACGCACCGCATCTACAGCATCGAGGGGACACTCGTCGCCCACGTCCAGTCGGTCGCCACCCCGTGGCTGACGACCTACTTCTCGGCGGTCTACCTGTTCGGCTACACCATCCTGCTCACGTTCCCGTTCCTCGCGTACCTGCTCCATCCGCAGCTCCGGCATCTGAAGCGGGCGGCGGTCGCCTTCGGGCTGAACTACGGGCTCGGGGTGGTCTGCTACACGCTGTTCGTCTCCTACGGCCCCCGGAACCGGATTCCCGACGCGGTCGAGCCGCTCCTCTACGCGGCGTACCCGCGGGCACAGATCGTCACGAGCCAGGTGAACGCCAACACGAACGTCTTCCCCTCGCTCCACGCCTCGCTGTCGGTGACGGTGGCCCTGCTCGCGTGGCGGACCCGGGAGCGCTATCCCCGCTGGACCGCCATCGCCGTCCCGCTGGCGGCCAGCGTCGTCGTCTCGACGATGTACCTCGGCATCCACTGGGCGACCGACGTGGTCGCCGGCATCGCCCTCGGCGTTGGGAGTGTCCTGGTCGCGGAGTGGCTGGTCGAGTAG